The sequence CTGCGCGCCAACTCCTCACTGAATTGCGCGCGATAGGCCGCAATCGCACGCAAGGACAGCCGCCTCATGTTTAAACGCAGCCAGCGCCTCAGCCGGGAAATAGCTCCCCATAGATCGATGTAACCGGGCGCAGCCTGCCGACGAACAAACAGCAACCACCCCACCTGAACCAATGCACGGAGAGGGTCACTCCAGCGCGGCTGTAACAAATCCACTTGCGGAAAAAGGTAACGCGGCAACTGCCAGCTCGGCAGTCCGCCGATGCGATTTTGCAAAAACAGCGCCGACAGCCATAACCAGCTCCACAGCAGGAGCTTGCCCGCCGCGCTGGGTCGACGTCCCGCGCAGTAGGCCTCGTACCGCTCTCGCAACAAGCCTCTCAAACTCACGCTGGGCGCCCTCGCGCCACCGTCAGATAAAATCGCGCCAATGCCTGAAAATCCTTCGTCGCCTGACTGTCTACGGCGGTTTCCAATACGGTGGCGAACAGCGCCTGCGCTTCGGCTACAGCGAGGTCTTCGTGTATGCCGTTGGGCGTCAACGCGGTCGCAAAATCCTGTTTAAGCAGACCGGCAATATCCTGCTCCAGAGGAATATGAGGAGACAGGCGATTGATCAGTAGATGGCTTTTGCTGTCCAGGCTGTCGCCCAACCACGACTCTCCATAGCGCTTCAACATGGCGTAGGCGCCAGCAGATGGCGTTGTCACCCACAGGCGGTTGCTGACTTGGGCCACCTCTGCAAACTGAAACGCAGCCGGACCATCAATCAATACGCAGTCGTAGGCCATATCGCGCAGCGCCGCGAGCATCACCTCGAGTCGTTCAACAATAGCGCTGGCATCTAAGTGGTATTCACGCACTTCCGCCGCCGACAACTCGCCAAAGGGCAGAACTGTCACGCCGTGGTGCGCGGCATAGGCCGCCTCTTGCCAGGGCTTACCGTCAACGCTGGCGCGCGCCCAGCCAGCCTTTTCATCATGACGAATCGCAAAGCTGTAGCGGAGTACATTTGCCGGATTGAGATCCAGTACCAGGCAGCGCATACCCTGCAGCTGCATCGCCGCGGCCAGATTCGCGGTCACGGACGTTACCCCCGCTCCGCCACAGACTCCGGTAATCAGCAGGGTATACAAGGCACTGCCCCCAAGCGATCAGATAACATGTGGAAGTCCTGCACAGTCACTTAACCTGCTTCCGAGGAATTGGCAGCGCCATCGATGTCCGCCAGCAGCGGCCAGCGGGCCAGAACGTCATCCCGTTCGGAAATGCGGCGACTCTCAAAATAGGCGAAGTCATCACCGGCATCCAGCGCGCGAACCACGCGCTGAATATCGCGACTGATCGCCGGCTTTGCGTTCGCGCTTTCGGCAATAGCGTCCTGCTGATTGGGTGGTGACGGCGTTTGCGAAGTCATGCGTCCAATTCTCCTGAAACCGCACCCTTTTCCCCGACATACTGCACATTGAAGTGAGGAATATTCACTAGGAAAAAAGGGGCTTAGCGGGTATTGCTACTACAATGCCATAAAAGTGTGATGCTAGTCATTGATATAACGCATGGGCTATAGTTGACGCCAGTTTACGCGAAACCGTTTCTCTCCAGCCATATCGTCACGGAGCCAATGCGCTGATGCCGACAGCCCCGCCGCAGGAAATCTTACAACGCACCCTGTTGCAGCCTGGCCTCTATTGCGTGCTGGCAAACGAGCGTAAAGATTTTATCGGCACGCTGAATCTGGTTAAAGACAGCCATCACTGTCTGGTCTTTCAGGAAAAGCAGGCCGAGGTGTTTGGCGACCTCTCCGAGGGGGAGTCCGAGCGACTCGACACCCTGTGCAACAGCCGACGACTTGGCAGTTTTTTTGGCGATCGCTCCGCCTTTGAACCGGCCCTGCAGCTACGTAGCCTGTTGCGCGACTGCCGGCGCCTGAAACTGCCAAAAGCATCAGGACTGTGCCTGGTGATCAATGAAACCAGTCTTGGGCACAGTGGTCCTGCCCGGCTGGGGGACATACTCGCGGCATGGCGCCGCTTTTGTGATCAGCGACAATTGCGCCTGCTGCTGCTGATACATGGCTCCTGTCATACCCTGCGTCCCATGTTGCGTTTGCACAGCCGCGTGCTGTCCGGACTTGCCAGTCAAACCCCTGTGGGCGACTACCAATACTCACTGCTGGTGGAACACTGGCAACTCCCCGACGCACTGTTCACCCGTCAGGAATTGTTTCTTGAGCTGGACAAGCACTTTCAAGCCAGACAACTCAGTCGACTGCACCCTCCCCGGCAGCACCTCGAGGCCATGCCCGCCGATGTGGACGTCATTTATACGCTCAAGGGCCTGGGCGAAGAACTGCACAGCCGGGTGGAAACACTTGCGGAATATGGCAGCAACAGCGAACTGGCCGCGCATCTCAACGAGGCGGTCGCAGCAACGGTGGTATTCGGTCTGCGCAGTGCCGGGGAGATCGATGCCCTTGCTGCAATCGTCTACCAACTGCGTTGCGCCCGGGGGGAGCAGCTGAAAATCGTCATCAGAGAGACCCGGCGCTGTCTTCGCTCCGCTGACGAAGGTTACCTGCTGCGCGCGGGCTGCAATCTGCTGATTCCCCACACCTTGCGGGGGCACAATCTGCGCAGCATGATCAGCGCCGTACAGGGACAGGTTTTTCGTCGGC comes from Spongiibacter tropicus DSM 19543 and encodes:
- the bcsQ gene encoding cellulose biosynthesis protein BcsQ — protein: MYTLLITGVCGGAGVTSVTANLAAAMQLQGMRCLVLDLNPANVLRYSFAIRHDEKAGWARASVDGKPWQEAAYAAHHGVTVLPFGELSAAEVREYHLDASAIVERLEVMLAALRDMAYDCVLIDGPAAFQFAEVAQVSNRLWVTTPSAGAYAMLKRYGESWLGDSLDSKSHLLINRLSPHIPLEQDIAGLLKQDFATALTPNGIHEDLAVAEAQALFATVLETAVDSQATKDFQALARFYLTVARGRPA
- a CDS encoding BcsE family c-di-GMP-binding protein, producing MPTAPPQEILQRTLLQPGLYCVLANERKDFIGTLNLVKDSHHCLVFQEKQAEVFGDLSEGESERLDTLCNSRRLGSFFGDRSAFEPALQLRSLLRDCRRLKLPKASGLCLVINETSLGHSGPARLGDILAAWRRFCDQRQLRLLLLIHGSCHTLRPMLRLHSRVLSGLASQTPVGDYQYSLLVEHWQLPDALFTRQELFLELDKHFQARQLSRLHPPRQHLEAMPADVDVIYTLKGLGEELHSRVETLAEYGSNSELAAHLNEAVAATVVFGLRSAGEIDALAAIVYQLRCARGEQLKIVIRETRRCLRSADEGYLLRAGCNLLIPHTLRGHNLRSMISAVQGQVFRRPLPPSMAQLMESRPDAQHQGYAEPSTFSRIARRAFDSSHFSELQHLIVELEPLPDLGLQQALGLCRLRRGGDLLTVANGRILLFFYACNPDDVDIALRNSMDLPVNDIFARRQLHYDAATVDELLIRLETTKPEIDSHYMETLNHRMAAASPQQSMPRSNIHFAQRITLNRGPEHSA